Proteins from one Pontibacter korlensis genomic window:
- a CDS encoding alpha-L-fucosidase, which produces MKKYSLLVTAALASVFFSCSTSQTTTSEAQVAPPKPVLPIPTEAQLAWHEMEMNAFIHFTTNTFTDLEWGYGDESPAIFNPTHLDAEQWVRTLKDAGFKGVILTCKHHDGFALWPSKYTDHSVENSPYKNGQGDVVKEVADACRKYGLKFGVYLSPWDRNRADYGQPSYVEYYRNQLKEIFTTYGPVFEMWFDGANGGDGYYGGARETRKIDRATYYDWPTTLRMVEQLQPSPKVLFFSDAGPDIRWVGNEKGFVSKTNWNTISNDTLYAGKAGIEELLNTGAEDGDKWIPAEVDVSIRPGWFYHAKEDSLVKSPEKLFEIYLTSVGRGSTLLLNVPPDKRGLIHEHDVKALQGWKKLLDEEFKTNLAANAKAKSDSFRGNAKAYAAANVTDGDKETYWATNDETTSGTLEVDLGKVQPVKYVLLQEYIKLGQRVKAFSVDVWQDNGWKPMADATTIGYKRIVKFDRPVSTDRVRINITDAKASPVISNVEVY; this is translated from the coding sequence ATGAAGAAATACAGCTTACTAGTGACAGCCGCACTTGCCAGTGTCTTTTTTTCCTGTTCAACTAGCCAGACTACCACATCAGAGGCACAAGTTGCCCCTCCAAAACCTGTGCTGCCAATTCCTACAGAGGCACAGTTGGCTTGGCACGAAATGGAGATGAATGCTTTTATTCATTTCACGACTAACACTTTTACAGATCTGGAGTGGGGCTATGGCGACGAAAGCCCAGCCATTTTTAACCCTACCCACCTGGATGCAGAGCAGTGGGTGCGTACGCTAAAAGATGCCGGCTTTAAAGGGGTGATCCTTACCTGCAAGCATCATGATGGCTTTGCCTTATGGCCTAGCAAGTATACGGACCACTCTGTTGAAAACAGTCCCTACAAAAACGGGCAAGGCGATGTGGTGAAAGAGGTGGCGGATGCCTGCAGAAAGTATGGGTTAAAGTTTGGCGTCTACCTCTCTCCTTGGGACAGGAACCGCGCCGATTATGGGCAGCCATCTTATGTGGAATACTACAGGAATCAGTTGAAAGAGATCTTTACAACCTATGGGCCAGTTTTCGAGATGTGGTTCGACGGGGCAAACGGTGGAGACGGTTATTATGGTGGAGCACGTGAAACGCGAAAAATAGATCGTGCCACTTACTACGACTGGCCTACTACGTTACGCATGGTAGAGCAGCTACAGCCAAGCCCGAAAGTTCTGTTCTTCAGTGATGCCGGCCCTGATATCCGCTGGGTTGGAAATGAGAAAGGCTTTGTAAGCAAAACGAACTGGAACACCATCAGCAATGATACGCTCTATGCTGGCAAAGCCGGAATCGAAGAGCTGCTGAACACTGGTGCTGAAGACGGTGATAAATGGATTCCGGCTGAGGTGGATGTTTCCATCCGTCCAGGCTGGTTCTATCATGCCAAAGAAGACTCACTTGTAAAATCTCCTGAAAAGCTTTTTGAAATTTACCTCACTTCCGTTGGACGTGGCTCAACGCTACTCCTGAACGTGCCACCAGACAAGCGTGGCTTGATTCATGAGCATGATGTAAAAGCACTGCAGGGGTGGAAGAAACTCTTGGACGAGGAGTTTAAGACAAATCTGGCTGCAAACGCAAAAGCTAAATCCGACTCCTTCCGTGGAAATGCAAAAGCCTATGCTGCAGCTAATGTAACGGATGGTGACAAGGAGACATACTGGGCTACTAACGACGAAACAACCTCAGGTACTCTCGAGGTTGATTTAGGCAAAGTACAGCCTGTAAAGTATGTGCTCTTGCAGGAGTATATAAAACTGGGGCAGCGGGTTAAGGCGTTTTCGGTTGATGTGTGGCAGGACAACGGCTGGAAACCTATGGCTGATGCGACAACTATTGGTTATAAGCGCATTGTGAAGTTCGACAGACCTGTAAGCACCGATAGAGTCCGCATCAATATTACTGATGCAAAGGCGAGCCCGGTAATTTCAAATGTTGAAGTCTATTGA
- a CDS encoding alpha-L-fucosidase — MFNSFLKRTSAKGFLVASLLCSGLAVPAVAQEQGVHHQSSEYEAPSDPLVQQKLEKWRDQKFGIIIHWGLYAVPGIIESWQLCSEDWIERDSTIAYEDYKKWYWGLSKDFNPVNFNPEQWASVAKKAGMRYLVFTTKHHDGFNMFDTQETDFKITNGPFGSNPRADVAKHVFNAFRNEGLMIGAYFSKPDWHSEYFWWPKYATPNRNVNYDIRKHPWRWNQYKQFTYNQIGELMNNYGAMDILWLDGGWVRPLETVNDEVRSWGAPIPEFSQEVDMPAIASMARKAQPGLLIVDRTVHGPYENYQTPERRVPETKLENPWESCLTLANNWGYVPNDNYKTPTAVIHTLVEVVAKGGNLLLGVGPKPDGTLPEEATVRLAEIGKWLDKNGEAIYNTRTTKQYQDGSTFFTQGKKGTRYAITCLPEDKPVPAVLEWTGNAPKKGSKIKLVQDGKTVKWVKEGDKVKVYLPRSLSKSPGAYPALAFSFTAAQ, encoded by the coding sequence ATGTTTAACAGTTTCTTAAAGCGTACCTCAGCTAAAGGTTTTCTTGTTGCATCGCTCCTATGCTCTGGTTTAGCTGTGCCAGCCGTAGCCCAAGAACAAGGGGTGCACCATCAGTCATCTGAGTATGAAGCTCCCAGCGACCCTTTAGTACAGCAGAAGCTGGAGAAGTGGCGCGACCAGAAATTCGGTATCATTATCCACTGGGGACTATATGCTGTACCGGGCATCATTGAGTCCTGGCAGCTGTGTTCAGAGGATTGGATTGAGCGAGACAGTACCATTGCCTACGAAGACTACAAAAAGTGGTATTGGGGGCTGAGCAAAGACTTTAATCCTGTAAACTTTAACCCGGAGCAGTGGGCAAGCGTGGCTAAGAAAGCCGGTATGCGCTACCTGGTGTTTACTACTAAGCACCATGATGGCTTTAACATGTTCGATACGCAGGAGACGGACTTTAAAATAACCAACGGGCCTTTCGGGAGCAACCCGCGTGCGGACGTGGCCAAGCATGTGTTTAATGCCTTCCGTAACGAAGGGCTCATGATCGGGGCATACTTCTCCAAGCCAGACTGGCACTCTGAGTACTTCTGGTGGCCCAAGTACGCCACGCCAAACCGAAACGTAAACTATGACATCCGCAAACACCCTTGGAGGTGGAACCAGTACAAGCAGTTTACCTATAACCAAATTGGTGAGTTGATGAACAACTACGGAGCCATGGATATCCTGTGGCTTGACGGAGGCTGGGTAAGACCACTGGAGACGGTTAATGATGAGGTGCGCTCGTGGGGAGCGCCCATACCTGAGTTTAGCCAGGAAGTAGACATGCCAGCCATTGCCTCTATGGCACGTAAGGCGCAGCCGGGGTTATTGATAGTAGACCGCACAGTGCATGGACCTTATGAAAATTACCAGACGCCGGAGCGACGCGTTCCAGAGACCAAGCTGGAAAACCCATGGGAAAGCTGCTTAACGCTGGCTAATAACTGGGGGTATGTGCCGAACGATAACTACAAAACTCCTACTGCAGTCATCCATACATTAGTTGAGGTAGTGGCAAAAGGAGGTAACCTGCTGTTGGGTGTAGGGCCTAAGCCAGATGGCACTTTGCCTGAGGAGGCGACTGTGCGCTTGGCTGAGATAGGAAAATGGTTGGATAAAAATGGAGAAGCTATTTATAACACCCGCACAACAAAGCAGTATCAGGATGGCAGTACTTTCTTTACACAAGGAAAAAAAGGAACGCGCTATGCCATTACCTGCCTACCGGAAGATAAGCCTGTGCCTGCCGTTCTGGAGTGGACTGGCAATGCTCCGAAGAAAGGAAGCAAAATAAAGCTTGTACAAGATGGCAAAACTGTAAAGTGGGTAAAGGAAGGAGACAAGGTAAAAGTATACTTGCCGAGGTCCCTGTCTAAATCACCTGGTGCCTATCCAGCTTTGGCTTTCTCTTTTACTGCAGCACAATAG
- a CDS encoding alpha/beta hydrolase-fold protein produces the protein MKRPVEGQVVFTGEDGRSAAWRAISADSANEFKGRALANGYLYLTYQSDREQAALLHVSGHSMLYFNGQPRTGDIYSDGWLQLPVQLKKGTNELIIRGSRFSAWAGISAKLDVPAKPVLINKEDPTLPSIIVGTQQQPLWGAVVVINTSNKPLTNLQFKSQLRGKELITAVPTVPAMTIRKVGFRIDPGSVQAKGEYTAHISLLQKGKVLDAQEVKIGAVEPHEHYSSTFVSDIDGSVQYFGVAPQSQTKSNTSPALFLSVHGAGVEAIGQARAYQPKDWGVVVTPTNRRPRGFNWEDWGRLDALEVFELAKKKFNPDPKHIYLTGHSMGGHGTWYLGATYPGKWAAIAPCAGYPTLSAYGSADGKIPEAGKTAMESLLLQASNPSNVLELAQNYGAGGVYIHHGDSDKVVSVDYARQMRAVLASFHKDFSYYEYPGGSHWFGNESVDWKPIFDYFRWHTIPEDSAVNKINFSTANPAISSTYHWVSVMQQQEALKYSRVQLDRNKKSKAIAGKTENIGILSIALNDFQKGDKISISLDNQAPLSYEVKAEGETVYLYKGDSSWKLGKKPALDTQKGAGRNGTFKEPFNHRMVFVYSTAGSKEENEWSYNKARYDAEVWYYRGNGAVDIVADKDFKPAAFADRGVILYGNATSNRAWKGLLGKSPIQAQRGSLKVGDKVYKGDDLGAYFMWPRPDSEVASVAVITGTGLKGMQAADANQYFAGGSGFPDYMVFTLDMLKKGLGGVKAAGFYGNDWSLEKGQQVKQ, from the coding sequence TTGAAAAGGCCTGTGGAAGGGCAGGTGGTTTTTACAGGCGAAGATGGTCGTAGTGCCGCCTGGCGTGCCATTAGTGCAGATAGTGCCAATGAATTCAAAGGCAGAGCACTGGCTAATGGATATTTATACCTTACCTATCAATCAGACCGGGAGCAAGCAGCCCTACTACATGTCTCAGGGCACAGTATGCTGTACTTCAATGGTCAGCCTCGTACGGGCGACATCTATAGCGATGGATGGCTGCAACTGCCTGTACAACTAAAAAAAGGAACAAACGAACTAATTATAAGAGGGTCCAGGTTTTCGGCCTGGGCTGGCATTTCAGCAAAACTGGATGTTCCAGCTAAACCCGTACTGATCAACAAAGAAGATCCTACTTTGCCTAGCATTATAGTAGGCACTCAACAGCAACCGCTTTGGGGAGCTGTAGTCGTGATAAACACATCAAATAAGCCTTTAACAAACCTTCAGTTTAAGAGTCAGTTGCGGGGCAAAGAGCTTATAACTGCTGTGCCGACCGTTCCGGCAATGACTATTCGTAAAGTTGGCTTCCGGATCGATCCAGGTAGTGTGCAGGCAAAAGGGGAGTACACAGCTCACATCAGTTTGCTGCAAAAAGGCAAAGTGCTCGATGCCCAAGAGGTAAAGATAGGGGCCGTAGAGCCGCATGAGCATTATAGTAGCACCTTTGTAAGTGATATAGACGGAAGCGTTCAGTATTTTGGGGTGGCGCCACAAAGCCAAACGAAAAGCAATACATCTCCCGCCTTGTTCCTGTCGGTACATGGTGCCGGTGTGGAAGCCATCGGCCAGGCCAGAGCCTATCAACCTAAAGATTGGGGAGTGGTGGTAACCCCTACAAACCGCCGTCCGCGCGGCTTTAACTGGGAGGACTGGGGGCGACTAGATGCCCTGGAGGTGTTTGAGCTTGCCAAAAAGAAATTCAACCCTGACCCGAAGCACATTTACCTGACTGGCCACTCCATGGGCGGGCATGGTACCTGGTACTTAGGAGCTACATACCCGGGTAAGTGGGCGGCCATAGCGCCGTGCGCTGGTTACCCTACCTTGTCTGCCTATGGCTCAGCGGATGGGAAGATTCCGGAAGCTGGTAAAACAGCAATGGAGAGCCTGTTGCTACAGGCAAGTAACCCTAGTAATGTACTTGAACTAGCGCAGAATTACGGAGCCGGCGGCGTTTACATTCACCACGGTGATAGCGACAAAGTAGTGTCTGTAGATTATGCCAGGCAGATGAGAGCGGTGCTGGCCTCGTTTCATAAAGACTTCAGTTATTATGAGTATCCGGGTGGCTCTCATTGGTTTGGTAATGAAAGTGTGGATTGGAAACCAATTTTTGACTACTTTAGATGGCACACCATACCGGAGGATAGTGCTGTAAACAAAATCAACTTTAGCACTGCGAACCCTGCCATCTCGTCGACCTATCACTGGGTATCGGTGATGCAGCAGCAAGAGGCGCTAAAGTATAGCAGGGTACAGCTTGATCGGAATAAAAAATCAAAGGCCATTGCTGGTAAAACAGAAAACATCGGGATTCTAAGTATAGCCTTGAATGATTTTCAGAAAGGTGACAAGATCTCTATCTCGCTTGATAATCAAGCTCCTCTTTCTTATGAGGTAAAGGCAGAAGGAGAAACAGTATACTTGTACAAGGGCGATAGCAGCTGGAAGCTCGGTAAAAAGCCGGCACTGGATACCCAAAAGGGGGCAGGTCGCAATGGTACTTTCAAAGAGCCCTTCAACCACCGGATGGTGTTTGTGTACAGCACAGCGGGAAGCAAAGAAGAAAACGAGTGGTCTTATAACAAGGCACGTTATGATGCCGAGGTATGGTACTACAGAGGAAATGGTGCTGTAGACATAGTTGCGGATAAAGATTTTAAGCCAGCTGCCTTCGCAGACAGAGGTGTTATACTTTACGGGAACGCCACCTCCAACAGGGCCTGGAAAGGACTGTTGGGTAAAAGCCCTATACAGGCACAGCGTGGAAGTTTAAAAGTTGGTGACAAAGTATACAAAGGAGATGATCTTGGAGCATACTTCATGTGGCCACGTCCTGACAGCGAAGTAGCCTCTGTAGCGGTAATTACCGGAACAGGACTGAAAGGTATGCAGGCAGCTGATGCAAACCAGTATTTTGCGGGAGGCAGCGGTTTCCCAGATTACATGGTGTTTACACTGGATATGCTGAAAAAAGGATTAGGAGGAGTAAAAGCAGCTGGATTCTACGGAAACGACTGGAGCCTAGAAAAAGGGCAGCAGGTTAAGCAGTAA
- a CDS encoding SusD/RagB family nutrient-binding outer membrane lipoprotein, whose protein sequence is MKRIFIYIVSITTAFTSLTACKDELEDNFYNPEETTQASIGGFFTEMLDNNRVRPSYWDVRTFIAMQPGVYTQSLSFQNSSTMYQQNPGYIQNRWDDFYRPGGDGGGAMAHYRAIEAAYAALPENEKASAEVFVQAAKVVMLDEASKMVDMWGDIPFSEAGSLNLTGAVTRPKFDSAEEVYSAILTGLEEASAFFANAQSTASFQKQDILLSGNIDKWERYANSLRLRLLMRTSFVNEAAAREEVTEMLGNPGQYPLVDESQYNILLAPLTNYIDNLNNALTEINSHSAPEYMLENVLKPANDPRIEVLFDKYGRNVSGTFQQNAEFRAMPMSFGAEEQTQRREEYAILDSATFLFNGNLPGIVITAAEVNFLKAEAFERWGGGDPEQAYETALKQSVDFYYNLHNTSSSSRQKETPPTSEEVNAFIENPAVAYAGSQEEKLAKIWTQKWVHFGFLQSVQSWSEYRRTGYPQLTFVPATLAGYEAPPTRLVYPSSEMAYNKENYQAVQGKDVRTGKIFWDVR, encoded by the coding sequence ATGAAAAGGATATTTATTTATATAGTTAGTATTACAACTGCCTTCACAAGCTTAACTGCATGTAAAGATGAGTTGGAGGATAACTTTTACAACCCGGAGGAAACTACTCAGGCATCTATAGGAGGTTTCTTTACTGAAATGCTGGACAATAACCGTGTGCGCCCTTCCTACTGGGACGTTCGTACCTTTATTGCCATGCAGCCAGGTGTTTACACACAGTCTCTGTCTTTCCAGAACTCTAGCACCATGTATCAGCAAAACCCTGGATACATCCAGAACCGCTGGGATGACTTTTACAGACCCGGAGGAGATGGAGGTGGAGCCATGGCGCACTACAGAGCCATAGAGGCGGCGTATGCTGCCCTGCCTGAGAATGAGAAAGCATCTGCTGAGGTGTTTGTACAGGCTGCCAAGGTTGTGATGCTGGATGAGGCGTCTAAAATGGTAGACATGTGGGGCGACATCCCTTTTAGTGAAGCAGGTAGCCTGAACTTAACGGGTGCCGTAACACGACCTAAGTTTGATAGTGCGGAAGAGGTGTACAGTGCCATTTTAACTGGCCTGGAGGAAGCATCAGCCTTCTTTGCAAACGCACAGTCAACAGCATCCTTCCAAAAGCAGGATATCCTGCTAAGCGGTAATATTGATAAGTGGGAGCGCTATGCTAACTCTTTGCGCCTGCGCCTGCTTATGCGTACCTCTTTTGTAAATGAGGCGGCTGCTAGAGAAGAAGTTACCGAAATGCTGGGTAATCCTGGGCAATACCCACTGGTAGACGAGTCGCAGTATAACATTCTGCTTGCACCACTCACGAACTACATTGATAACCTAAACAATGCTTTAACGGAAATCAATAGCCACTCTGCTCCTGAGTATATGCTGGAGAACGTTCTAAAGCCAGCTAACGACCCTCGTATAGAAGTCCTTTTTGACAAGTACGGAAGAAACGTGTCAGGTACGTTCCAGCAGAATGCAGAGTTCAGAGCAATGCCAATGAGCTTCGGTGCTGAGGAGCAAACCCAGAGGAGAGAAGAGTATGCTATTCTTGATTCAGCTACTTTCCTTTTCAATGGCAACCTGCCAGGCATAGTTATAACAGCCGCTGAAGTTAACTTCCTGAAGGCAGAAGCATTTGAGCGTTGGGGTGGAGGAGATCCGGAGCAAGCCTATGAAACAGCTCTGAAGCAGTCGGTGGATTTTTACTATAACCTCCACAACACAAGCTCTAGCTCAAGACAGAAAGAAACTCCTCCTACTAGTGAAGAAGTAAATGCTTTCATTGAAAACCCTGCTGTAGCCTACGCAGGTTCTCAAGAGGAGAAGTTAGCGAAGATCTGGACTCAGAAGTGGGTGCACTTCGGTTTCCTGCAGTCTGTGCAGAGCTGGTCAGAATACAGAAGAACCGGATATCCGCAACTTACTTTTGTTCCGGCAACTTTAGCTGGTTACGAAGCGCCACCTACACGACTGGTTTACCCTAGCAGCGAAATGGCTTACAACAAAGAAAACTATCAAGCTGTGCAGGGCAAAGATGTACGTACCGGAAAGATTTTCTGGGATGTAAGATAA
- a CDS encoding SusC/RagA family TonB-linked outer membrane protein, whose translation MRNKYSSILLGVMLALCGHTAWAQQLIKGRVTDGSQQPLPGVTVLLKGSSTGTATSVDGSYSLQVPSSDGTLVFSFIGYATKEVPIGGRETVNVTLAEDAKALGEVVVTALGIAKEQRALGYATSTVSAQEITQAGNTNFASALYGKAAGVKITTAPGGATSGVNVQIRGINSLSFNNQPLYVVDGVLIRNNNERGASGANNGGYWDDQRIRGNGILDINPADIETLTVLKGASATALYGSDAASGVIVITTKKGSQREGLGVDVNYTYSLENVAFTPKYQNTYGPGYDRATNLSVGATEEGWIPVDTDGDGVAESVRPNFRSWAQFGPKMEGQMVPWWDGTTRAYSAQPDNYKDFYQTGYSSIINAALSNQTDKISYRLSYTRNDYEGVQRGGKMNRNTFNLNSTLKINDRVTADVVANYVNNYIKNRPMQINRLTASYDGFLGRSEDMSVWLNKYQTSDGYKYVLPNQRDRNPEEALAYNIRPEVLNFLWNQLRNREEEYEDRLITSATLNYDIGKGLNFRGRVGNDFTSRAIESRQFNEYPIAFNQNNSTGYFGTSKGRYSTFYGDALLSYTNNLSESLEFTVNGGFQGRRENYRDQSSGTRDGLTTANWFSLNNSFNLPTTSASRAEVTKYAYLGTLSLNYKDFLYVEGTGRQEYTSTLPAANNNYFYPSVNAGFVFTDAFTLPTFLSYGKIRASYGVVGNAPPYYQANITYSQTPLQTINGPVPSLSAKSFYGNESLKAENKYEAEFGLETRILDGKIGLDLSYYNNRVENQILPLSLPTSTGASSRISNIGEIRSYGWELALDANPVSGAINWVTRFNFALNRSKVHSLNEGLEELVFYDAEQSAVRVVAKVGETIGDIFVFPRATDANGNHIIGSNGLYVIDKTRYEKAGNILPKVVGGISNTLSYKNFSLDFLVDYRLGGQIVSTPLKYAYGAGMFENTMQYRDAENGGLPYYIDADNNKVLLPSHDATAPNGGTVYHDGVLLDGVTPEGAPNTTVVDAATYYINTFYWGADAWNAKGSVYDNSYVKMRELVLGYNIPKAFAQKFKLQNLRVSLVGRNLFYFWRTLENLDPEAPIGTQWYRQGIDEGSSAATRSYGIQINASF comes from the coding sequence ATGAGGAACAAGTACAGTTCTATTTTACTTGGTGTCATGCTTGCCCTCTGTGGCCATACGGCATGGGCACAGCAGTTAATTAAAGGAAGGGTAACCGATGGAAGCCAGCAGCCCCTACCGGGTGTGACTGTGCTACTGAAGGGCTCTTCAACCGGTACTGCCACTAGTGTCGATGGCAGTTATTCACTCCAGGTTCCATCCAGCGATGGCACACTTGTTTTTTCCTTTATCGGCTACGCAACAAAAGAGGTACCTATTGGAGGGCGTGAAACAGTAAATGTTACTTTGGCCGAAGATGCAAAAGCCTTGGGCGAAGTTGTAGTGACCGCCTTAGGTATAGCAAAAGAACAAAGAGCATTGGGATATGCTACCAGTACAGTAAGTGCACAGGAAATTACGCAGGCAGGTAACACCAACTTCGCTTCTGCACTGTATGGTAAAGCAGCAGGTGTTAAAATCACGACTGCGCCAGGTGGTGCTACAAGTGGGGTTAATGTGCAGATTCGTGGCATAAACTCTCTTTCGTTTAATAATCAGCCACTTTACGTAGTGGATGGTGTGCTTATCCGAAACAATAATGAAAGAGGTGCATCGGGTGCTAATAATGGAGGTTACTGGGATGATCAGAGAATTAGAGGCAATGGTATTTTAGATATTAACCCTGCTGATATTGAGACATTAACAGTGTTGAAAGGAGCCAGTGCTACAGCGCTTTATGGTTCTGATGCAGCTAGCGGAGTAATCGTAATCACAACTAAAAAGGGTTCTCAGAGAGAAGGTTTAGGAGTTGATGTAAACTACACCTATAGCCTTGAGAACGTAGCCTTCACTCCTAAATACCAGAACACCTATGGGCCTGGCTACGACAGAGCCACCAACCTCTCAGTTGGAGCTACAGAAGAAGGCTGGATTCCAGTAGATACTGATGGTGACGGAGTAGCAGAGAGCGTACGACCTAACTTCCGTTCCTGGGCACAATTCGGCCCTAAAATGGAAGGACAAATGGTCCCTTGGTGGGATGGAACTACAAGAGCATACTCTGCACAGCCAGATAACTACAAAGACTTTTACCAGACAGGGTATAGCTCTATTATAAATGCTGCACTCTCTAACCAAACTGATAAAATATCTTACCGACTGTCTTACACCCGTAACGATTATGAAGGTGTGCAGAGAGGCGGCAAGATGAACCGTAATACTTTTAACCTGAACAGCACACTCAAGATAAATGATCGTGTGACAGCTGACGTTGTTGCAAACTATGTAAACAACTACATCAAAAATCGCCCGATGCAGATTAACCGTCTGACAGCTTCTTATGATGGCTTTCTTGGTCGCTCCGAAGACATGTCTGTTTGGTTAAACAAATACCAGACTTCTGATGGATATAAGTACGTGTTACCAAATCAGCGTGATCGTAACCCAGAAGAGGCGCTTGCTTACAACATCAGACCAGAGGTGCTAAACTTCTTATGGAATCAGCTGAGAAACAGGGAAGAGGAATATGAGGACCGCCTGATTACAAGTGCAACGCTTAACTATGATATCGGTAAGGGACTCAATTTTAGAGGTCGTGTAGGAAATGACTTTACTAGTAGAGCTATAGAAAGCAGACAGTTTAACGAGTATCCAATTGCGTTTAACCAAAACAACAGCACAGGATATTTTGGAACATCTAAAGGACGCTATTCTACTTTTTATGGAGATGCCTTGCTTTCTTACACTAACAACTTAAGTGAAAGCTTAGAGTTTACCGTGAACGGTGGTTTCCAGGGTAGAAGGGAGAATTACCGCGACCAGTCTTCTGGTACCAGAGATGGATTAACCACAGCCAACTGGTTCAGCTTGAATAACTCATTCAACTTACCAACTACATCTGCCTCTCGTGCTGAAGTTACTAAGTATGCCTACCTAGGTACCTTGAGCCTTAACTACAAAGACTTCTTGTATGTGGAAGGAACAGGAAGACAAGAGTATACTTCTACACTGCCTGCAGCAAATAACAATTACTTCTATCCTTCTGTAAATGCAGGCTTTGTATTTACAGATGCATTTACGCTACCAACATTCCTAAGCTATGGTAAAATAAGGGCCTCTTATGGTGTGGTAGGTAATGCGCCGCCATACTACCAGGCAAATATTACCTATAGCCAGACCCCGCTACAGACGATAAATGGTCCGGTTCCATCTTTAAGTGCTAAATCGTTTTATGGTAACGAGAGCCTTAAAGCAGAGAACAAGTATGAGGCGGAGTTCGGTTTGGAAACAAGAATTCTGGATGGCAAGATTGGTTTAGACCTTTCATACTATAATAACAGAGTAGAGAACCAGATTCTTCCTTTATCATTGCCTACAAGTACTGGCGCCAGCTCAAGAATCTCGAACATCGGAGAGATTCGTAGCTACGGTTGGGAGCTTGCTTTGGATGCTAATCCTGTATCTGGCGCTATCAACTGGGTTACCCGCTTTAACTTTGCCTTGAACAGAAGTAAAGTACATAGCCTGAATGAAGGGCTTGAGGAGCTTGTGTTCTATGATGCAGAGCAGAGTGCTGTGCGTGTAGTTGCTAAAGTTGGCGAGACAATAGGTGATATTTTTGTATTCCCTCGTGCAACAGATGCGAATGGTAACCATATCATAGGCTCGAATGGTTTGTACGTTATCGACAAAACACGTTATGAGAAAGCCGGTAACATACTTCCAAAAGTAGTTGGAGGTATCTCTAATACTTTATCCTACAAAAACTTCTCCCTTGATTTCCTGGTGGATTACCGCTTAGGTGGACAAATTGTATCTACGCCTCTGAAGTATGCTTACGGTGCAGGTATGTTTGAAAACACGATGCAGTACCGCGATGCAGAAAACGGAGGTCTGCCATACTACATAGATGCAGATAATAACAAGGTGCTCCTGCCAAGCCACGATGCTACCGCACCAAATGGTGGCACTGTATACCACGACGGTGTTTTACTGGATGGCGTAACACCTGAGGGTGCTCCAAACACCACAGTTGTAGATGCCGCTACTTATTACATTAATACCTTCTACTGGGGAGCTGATGCCTGGAACGCTAAAGGTTCTGTGTATGATAACAGCTATGTTAAGATGCGAGAACTCGTGTTAGGCTACAACATTCCGAAGGCTTTCGCCCAGAAGTTTAAGCTGCAGAACCTTCGTGTATCTCTTGTTGGTAGAAACCTCTTCTACTTCTGGAGAACTCTTGAAAACCTTGACCCTGAGGCGCCGATTGGTACACAGTGGTACAGACAAGGTATAGACGAAGGGTCTAGCGCTGCCACCCGAAGCTACGGTATCCAAATCAATGCTAGCTTTTAA